A DNA window from Porphyromonas gingivalis ATCC 33277 contains the following coding sequences:
- a CDS encoding elongation factor G — protein MKVYKTNEVKNISILGSSGAGKTTLAEAMLFEGGVIKRRGSIDAGNTVCDYFPVEKEYGYSVFSTVFSVEWQDKKLNFIDCPGADDFIGGTVSALNVTDCALVVVNAQYGVEVGLINQFRYVEQLHKPAIFIINQLDQDKADFDSAVSQLRERYGSKIVPVQYPVNAGAGFNAVVDVLKMKMYRWKPEGGVPEVLEIPAEEQDKAKEMHQALVEAAAENDESLMEKFFDQGSLSEEEMRDGIRAGLISQGMYPVFCVSAEKDMCVRRTLEFLGNVVPGVNKLPAPVAVSGEEVKPDASAPLCIHFFKTTIEPHIGEVSYFKVMSGTLTEGVDLLNADRGSKERISQIFVPAGQQRIKVDQMCAGDIGATVKLKEVRRGNTLNEKGVEHRFDLVKFPEPKYRRAIRAANESDTEKMNAALNEMREEDPTWIVEQSKELRQTIVSGQGEFHLRTLKWRLEHNEKIEIEYIEPRIPYRETITKAARADYRHKKQSGGAGQFGEVHLIVEPYSDDKPLPESFKFGGQEFRITPRDTQVVELEWGGKLVFVNSVVGGAIDTRFMPAILKGIMSRMEQGPLTGSYARDVRVVVYDGKMHPVDSNEVSFMLAGRNAFSTAFKEAGPKILEPVYDVEVSVPADYLGDVMSDMQGRRAIIMGMNSRKGYEQLLAKVPLKELSNYSTSLSSITGGRASFTMKFASYELVPADVQERLLKEYEEQTKDEA, from the coding sequence ATGAAAGTGTACAAGACAAATGAGGTGAAAAACATCTCCATTTTGGGTAGCTCCGGCGCCGGAAAAACCACCCTTGCAGAGGCGATGCTCTTCGAGGGTGGAGTGATAAAACGTAGAGGAAGCATAGATGCAGGCAATACGGTCTGCGACTATTTCCCCGTAGAGAAGGAGTATGGATACTCTGTATTCTCTACGGTTTTCTCTGTAGAGTGGCAGGATAAAAAGCTGAATTTCATCGACTGCCCGGGAGCGGACGACTTTATCGGCGGTACCGTCTCGGCTCTGAACGTCACGGACTGTGCCCTCGTAGTAGTGAATGCGCAGTATGGCGTGGAAGTAGGGCTTATCAATCAATTCCGCTATGTGGAGCAGTTGCACAAGCCCGCCATCTTCATCATCAACCAGTTGGATCAGGACAAGGCCGACTTCGACTCTGCTGTATCACAGCTTCGGGAGCGATATGGCTCCAAGATAGTGCCCGTACAGTATCCCGTAAATGCGGGAGCAGGGTTCAATGCCGTGGTCGATGTGCTGAAGATGAAAATGTATCGCTGGAAACCTGAAGGAGGTGTGCCCGAGGTGCTGGAGATTCCGGCCGAGGAGCAAGACAAAGCGAAAGAAATGCATCAGGCTTTGGTGGAGGCTGCGGCCGAAAACGATGAGAGCCTGATGGAAAAATTCTTCGATCAGGGAAGTCTCTCTGAAGAGGAGATGCGCGATGGTATCCGTGCCGGTCTGATCTCGCAGGGTATGTACCCCGTGTTCTGTGTCAGTGCGGAGAAGGATATGTGTGTGCGCCGTACACTGGAGTTCCTCGGCAACGTGGTTCCCGGCGTGAACAAACTGCCGGCACCTGTGGCAGTGAGCGGAGAGGAAGTGAAACCCGATGCTTCGGCTCCCCTTTGCATCCATTTCTTCAAGACTACGATAGAACCGCATATTGGTGAAGTATCATATTTCAAAGTAATGAGCGGTACCCTCACCGAGGGAGTAGATCTGCTCAATGCTGACCGAGGCTCCAAGGAGCGCATCAGTCAGATATTCGTGCCGGCCGGACAGCAACGCATCAAGGTGGACCAGATGTGTGCCGGCGATATAGGAGCTACAGTGAAGCTCAAAGAGGTACGCCGTGGCAATACGCTGAACGAAAAGGGTGTGGAGCATCGTTTCGACTTGGTCAAATTCCCCGAACCCAAGTACCGTCGTGCCATCAGGGCTGCCAACGAATCCGATACGGAAAAGATGAATGCGGCTCTGAATGAGATGCGCGAAGAGGATCCGACATGGATCGTGGAGCAGAGCAAAGAGCTGCGTCAGACCATTGTCAGCGGACAAGGGGAATTCCACCTGCGTACGCTCAAATGGCGATTGGAACATAACGAAAAGATCGAGATAGAATATATAGAGCCTCGTATCCCTTATCGTGAGACCATTACAAAGGCTGCTCGTGCGGACTATCGTCACAAAAAGCAGTCGGGTGGTGCCGGCCAGTTTGGTGAGGTGCACTTGATCGTGGAGCCGTACAGTGACGACAAACCACTACCCGAATCGTTCAAATTCGGCGGCCAGGAGTTTCGTATCACTCCGCGCGACACGCAGGTAGTGGAATTGGAATGGGGCGGTAAGCTCGTCTTCGTTAATAGCGTAGTGGGTGGTGCCATCGATACGCGTTTCATGCCTGCCATACTGAAAGGCATTATGTCGCGCATGGAGCAGGGTCCGCTGACCGGTTCGTATGCTCGCGATGTGCGCGTAGTGGTTTACGATGGTAAGATGCACCCTGTGGACAGCAACGAAGTATCGTTCATGTTGGCCGGTCGGAATGCTTTCAGCACGGCTTTCAAAGAAGCCGGCCCGAAGATTCTGGAGCCTGTCTATGATGTGGAAGTATCGGTTCCTGCCGATTATTTGGGCGATGTCATGAGCGATATGCAGGGACGTCGTGCCATCATCATGGGTATGAACAGCCGCAAGGGTTATGAGCAGCTTTTGGCGAAAGTGCCTCTGAAAGAGCTTTCCAACTATTCCACTTCGCTCAGCTCTATTACAGGTGGACGCGCATCTTTCACGATGAAGTTTGCTTCCTATGAATTGGTTCCTGCCGATGTACAAGAGCGTCTGCTGAAAGAATACGAAGAGCAGACCAAAGACGAAGCATAG
- a CDS encoding DUF5020 family protein, with protein MKKAILSGAALLLGLCANAQNVQLHYDFGHSIYDELDGRPKLTTTVENFTPDKWGSTFFFIDMDYARDGIRSAYWEISRELKFWQAPVSIHLEYNGGLSTSFTFGHDALIGATYTYNNPSFTRGFTITPMYKHLGAHDFHTYQITGTWYMHFLDGLLTFNGFLDLWGFPQENPIGGPVLKEGDKFVFLSEPQFWINLNRIKGIDKDFNLSIGTEMEISRNFARMDKFSCIPTLAVKWTFN; from the coding sequence ATGAAAAAAGCTATTCTTTCCGGAGCGGCCTTGCTCCTCGGCCTGTGTGCCAACGCACAAAACGTGCAGTTGCACTACGATTTCGGTCATTCCATCTACGACGAACTAGATGGACGTCCCAAACTGACTACCACAGTGGAAAACTTCACACCCGACAAATGGGGAAGCACCTTCTTCTTCATCGACATGGATTATGCGCGCGACGGTATCCGGTCGGCTTATTGGGAGATTTCGCGCGAACTGAAGTTTTGGCAAGCTCCCGTTTCCATTCATTTGGAGTACAACGGAGGCCTCTCCACAAGCTTTACTTTCGGACATGATGCTCTGATCGGTGCCACCTACACCTACAACAACCCCTCCTTTACACGTGGATTTACGATCACGCCCATGTACAAGCATCTGGGTGCGCACGACTTCCACACCTATCAGATCACCGGCACTTGGTACATGCACTTTCTGGACGGTCTGCTTACCTTCAACGGCTTCCTCGATCTTTGGGGTTTCCCCCAAGAGAACCCAATCGGGGGCCCTGTGCTCAAAGAAGGGGATAAGTTCGTATTCCTGTCCGAACCGCAGTTCTGGATCAACCTCAATCGCATCAAAGGCATCGACAAGGATTTCAATCTCAGCATAGGGACAGAGATGGAAATCAGCAGGAACTTCGCTCGCATGGACAAATTCTCCTGCATCCCTACTCTTGCGGTCAAATGGACTTTCAACTGA
- a CDS encoding NCS2 family permease — MKTWQSILGFNPEKHSVRTEFIAGVTTFLTMSYILAVNPDILAAAGMDKGAVFTATALSSAVATLLIAFLAKLPFAQAPSMGINAFFAFTLVQGMGYSWQTALAAVFVEGIVFILLTTFNIREKIVDCIPYNLRYAISAGIGMFIAFIGLKNAGIIVSHPATLVALGPFTPIFLLAILGIILSAALVVRKVRGALFYSIAICTIVGIPLGVTTIPEGFAPISSPQSLSPTFLQMDFAPLLSFDMAMTIFALVFMDIFNTIGTLIGAAAKTEMMDEKGNVKNIKQAMMADAIGTSLGAILGTSTVTTYVESGSGIAEGGRTGLTALVTGSFFLLALFLSPLFLLVPGAATTGALVMVGVFMLGSISMIDLSDLSETFPVFITLLTMVLTYSIAEGMALGMLAFVFVKLLSGQYRSISLPLYILAVLFILRYAFA; from the coding sequence ATGAAAACTTGGCAATCCATTCTCGGATTCAATCCCGAGAAGCACTCCGTCCGAACGGAGTTTATTGCAGGGGTGACCACTTTCCTGACCATGAGTTACATCTTGGCGGTCAACCCTGATATTCTTGCTGCAGCAGGGATGGACAAAGGAGCCGTATTCACGGCCACGGCACTTTCTTCGGCCGTGGCTACGCTGCTGATTGCATTTTTGGCCAAGCTGCCCTTCGCTCAAGCTCCGAGCATGGGGATCAACGCTTTCTTCGCCTTTACTCTGGTTCAAGGCATGGGCTACTCTTGGCAGACTGCACTGGCTGCCGTCTTTGTGGAGGGGATCGTCTTCATCCTGCTGACGACATTCAATATCCGTGAGAAGATCGTCGATTGCATTCCTTACAATCTGCGCTATGCTATCTCGGCCGGTATCGGCATGTTTATCGCTTTCATCGGACTGAAGAACGCCGGTATTATCGTATCCCATCCGGCTACATTGGTCGCTCTCGGGCCTTTCACTCCGATATTCTTGCTGGCCATCCTCGGTATCATCCTCAGCGCGGCACTGGTCGTGCGCAAGGTGCGAGGGGCTTTGTTCTACAGTATCGCCATTTGTACGATCGTCGGCATTCCGCTGGGAGTGACAACCATTCCCGAAGGATTTGCCCCTATCTCCTCTCCGCAGAGCCTGAGTCCCACTTTCCTGCAAATGGATTTCGCCCCTCTCCTTTCGTTCGATATGGCTATGACGATATTCGCTCTCGTCTTCATGGATATTTTCAATACGATCGGCACACTGATAGGAGCAGCTGCCAAGACTGAAATGATGGACGAAAAAGGGAATGTCAAGAATATCAAGCAGGCCATGATGGCCGATGCCATCGGTACAAGCCTCGGTGCCATACTGGGCACCTCCACGGTAACTACTTATGTGGAGAGCGGATCGGGCATTGCCGAAGGAGGACGAACGGGTTTGACGGCATTGGTTACGGGCAGCTTTTTCCTGTTGGCTCTTTTTCTGTCGCCCCTGTTTCTCCTTGTCCCGGGTGCAGCTACGACAGGTGCTCTTGTGATGGTAGGGGTATTTATGCTCGGATCCATTTCGATGATCGATTTGTCCGACCTGTCCGAGACTTTTCCCGTCTTCATCACACTGCTGACAATGGTACTCACCTACTCTATCGCAGAGGGAATGGCCTTGGGGATGTTGGCATTCGTCTTTGTCAAACTCTTGTCCGGACAATACCGCAGTATATCCCTACCTCTTTACATTCTGGCTGTTCTTTTCATCCTGCGTTATGCCTTTGCATGA
- a CDS encoding calcium-translocating P-type ATPase, PMCA-type gives MNMPTGETHKSPPSSSHRGLSDAEVLHSRATHGSNELTPRERESLWSKFFEKFKDPIIIILLVAMVLSFAVACYHYFTGGEGVSVFLEPTGVLLAVVLATGVAFFFEMKSEKEFEILNQVNEDILYKVYRNGMICRVLKKEIVVGDLVVLEMGEQIPADGRLIEAISLQIDESSLTGEPVVNKTTDRQDFDAEATYPSDYICRGTTILDGHCTFRVEKVGDATEYGRVFEGARPDNSVQTPLNRQLDHLAGLITNVSYSIAALVLIGSIIMYAANGGFFPFDWAYALSFFLNKIMIAVTVIVVAVPEGLPMSVTLSLAYSMRSMMKTNNLVRKMHACETMGAATVICTDKTGTLTQNRMAVADTYFDPEHEADSSLLAEAMAANSTAYLDCSDEKAIRPLGNPTEGALLLWLRERGINYLTVREACPLLLQLTFSTERKYMATVVRSASLGKPVLWVKGAPEIVLGFCSLPDEEKVGSYTRKLAEYQGKAMRTIGFAYKELSSDEEQVFANGRLHVHDLRFMGIVGIADPIRSDVPEAISDCMKAGIQVKIVTGDTPGTAREIGRQIGLWDESCTERNMITGSDFAALTDEELRPRIGELRIMSRARPMDKERLVRLLQEAHEVVAVTGDGTNDAPALNRAQVGLSMGDGTAVAKEASDITILDNSFSSIAKAVMWGRSLYRNIRRFILFQMTINVVACIIVLIGAFVGTESPLTVTQMLWVNLIMDTFAALSLASLPPDKGVMKEQPRRQDDAIINPLMARRIFGLGGGFVLLLFSLIQYFKHAELNSMMDFHLGAWATALFDFRPVENALSDFELSAFFSIFVFLQFWNMFNAKAFMTGRSALHRLWKCRNFVLIALLILIGQIIITTFGGGMFRVVPLAPMDWILIILATSLILWLRELERILPTFANHLIHNRQ, from the coding sequence ATGAATATGCCCACCGGGGAAACCCACAAGTCTCCCCCTTCCTCCTCGCATCGAGGACTGTCCGATGCCGAAGTCTTACATAGCCGAGCTACCCACGGCTCGAACGAACTGACTCCCCGCGAGCGCGAATCGCTCTGGAGCAAGTTTTTCGAGAAGTTCAAAGATCCCATCATCATCATCCTGCTCGTGGCCATGGTGCTTTCGTTTGCCGTGGCTTGCTATCACTACTTCACGGGCGGAGAGGGCGTCTCCGTCTTTCTGGAGCCGACAGGGGTGCTGCTCGCTGTCGTATTGGCCACGGGAGTAGCCTTTTTCTTCGAGATGAAATCCGAGAAGGAGTTCGAGATCCTGAATCAGGTCAATGAAGACATATTATATAAGGTATATCGCAACGGCATGATCTGCAGGGTGCTCAAAAAAGAAATCGTCGTAGGCGACCTGGTCGTTCTGGAAATGGGAGAGCAAATTCCGGCCGACGGCCGACTCATCGAAGCCATCTCGCTACAGATCGACGAATCCAGCCTGACGGGCGAACCCGTTGTAAACAAAACCACCGACCGGCAGGACTTCGACGCGGAAGCCACCTACCCCTCCGATTACATCTGCCGAGGCACCACCATTCTGGACGGCCACTGCACTTTCAGGGTGGAAAAGGTGGGCGACGCCACGGAATACGGACGGGTATTCGAGGGTGCCCGACCAGACAACAGCGTACAGACGCCCCTGAACAGACAGCTCGACCATCTGGCCGGCCTGATCACGAACGTCAGCTATAGCATAGCAGCCTTGGTACTCATCGGTAGCATCATCATGTACGCCGCCAACGGCGGATTCTTCCCCTTCGACTGGGCGTATGCCCTCTCCTTTTTCCTCAATAAGATCATGATAGCCGTCACGGTCATCGTCGTAGCCGTCCCCGAGGGATTGCCCATGAGCGTGACGCTGAGTCTGGCCTACAGCATGCGCAGCATGATGAAGACTAACAATCTAGTACGAAAGATGCATGCTTGCGAAACCATGGGGGCAGCTACCGTCATCTGCACAGACAAGACGGGAACCCTGACACAGAATCGCATGGCCGTGGCAGACACATACTTCGATCCAGAGCATGAGGCAGATTCTTCGCTTCTGGCCGAAGCCATGGCCGCCAACTCCACAGCCTATCTGGACTGCTCGGACGAAAAGGCGATACGTCCCCTCGGCAACCCCACCGAAGGAGCCTTGCTCCTATGGCTCAGAGAGAGGGGAATAAACTATCTGACCGTGCGCGAAGCCTGCCCCCTACTCCTGCAACTGACCTTCTCCACCGAGCGCAAATACATGGCCACGGTAGTCCGATCGGCTTCCCTCGGCAAGCCTGTACTCTGGGTCAAAGGCGCACCGGAGATCGTGCTCGGCTTCTGCTCCTTGCCCGATGAAGAAAAAGTCGGCTCCTATACCCGAAAGCTCGCCGAATATCAGGGCAAGGCAATGCGTACCATCGGATTTGCATACAAGGAGCTGTCCTCCGACGAGGAGCAGGTATTTGCCAATGGGCGTCTCCACGTGCATGACCTCCGCTTCATGGGTATAGTCGGCATAGCCGATCCCATTCGCTCCGACGTTCCCGAAGCGATCAGCGACTGTATGAAGGCCGGCATTCAGGTGAAAATCGTAACGGGCGATACACCGGGTACCGCCCGGGAGATCGGTCGCCAAATAGGACTGTGGGACGAAAGCTGTACGGAGCGGAATATGATCACCGGTTCGGATTTCGCAGCCCTCACCGACGAGGAACTGCGCCCTCGGATAGGCGAACTGCGTATCATGTCCCGCGCTCGTCCGATGGACAAGGAAAGGCTTGTACGCCTGCTGCAGGAAGCTCACGAAGTGGTGGCCGTGACGGGCGACGGCACGAACGACGCTCCTGCACTCAACCGCGCACAGGTGGGCCTCTCGATGGGCGATGGCACTGCCGTAGCCAAAGAGGCGAGCGACATCACCATTCTGGACAATTCTTTCAGCAGCATTGCCAAAGCCGTTATGTGGGGACGATCGCTTTATCGGAATATCCGCCGTTTTATCCTCTTTCAGATGACCATCAACGTCGTGGCCTGTATCATCGTTCTGATCGGCGCATTTGTGGGTACGGAGTCGCCCCTTACCGTGACGCAAATGCTGTGGGTCAATCTCATCATGGACACTTTCGCCGCCTTGTCCTTGGCTTCGCTCCCTCCCGACAAGGGTGTGATGAAGGAGCAACCCCGCCGGCAGGACGATGCCATCATCAACCCGCTGATGGCACGACGAATTTTCGGGCTTGGCGGAGGATTCGTTTTGCTGCTCTTCAGCCTGATCCAATACTTCAAACATGCCGAACTCAACAGCATGATGGACTTCCACCTCGGTGCATGGGCTACTGCCCTTTTCGACTTCCGGCCTGTAGAGAATGCCCTTTCCGACTTTGAGCTAAGTGCATTCTTCTCCATATTCGTTTTCCTCCAATTCTGGAATATGTTCAACGCCAAAGCATTTATGACAGGGCGGAGTGCCCTGCACCGGCTGTGGAAATGTCGCAACTTCGTCCTCATCGCCCTGCTGATTCTTATAGGACAAATCATCATCACGACTTTTGGCGGAGGCATGTTCCGCGTAGTACCCCTTGCCCCGATGGACTGGATTCTCATCATCCTCGCGACGAGTCTGATCCTCTGGTTGCGCGAATTGGAACGCATATTGCCTACTTTTGCAAATCATCTTATTCATAATCGACAATAA
- a CDS encoding YgiQ family radical SAM protein, whose amino-acid sequence MAKHHPLTDWLPTSKKEMEAKGWDEVDVILFSGDAYVDHPSFGAAVVGRILEAEGLRVAIVPQPNWRDDLRDFRKLGRPRLFFGVSAGAMDSMVNKYTANRRLRSEDAYTPDRRSDMRPDYPTIVYTRILKELFPDVPVIVGGIEASLRRLTHYDYWQDKLLPGILYQSGADLLIYGMGELPLHEIAQRLIAGEPFDSLKSIRQIAYLVPKGKTPVPCKNDRHLFSHEECLSDKRKQAQNFREIEIQSNRYEADRILQAVGDSTIVVNPPFPPMNTAQIDQSFDLPYTRLPHPRYKGKIISAYEMIKHSVNVHRGCFGGCAFCTISAHQGKFIASRSEASVLREVKEITEMEDFKGYLSDVGGPSANMYKMQGYDLSICKRCKKPSCIHPNVCPNLNADHRPLLDLLRKIDKNPKIKKSFIGSGVRMDLLLHNYKDKVLKKAADEYTEDLIVKHVSGRLKVAPEHSSDRVLNLMRKPPFRQFAEFTKRFQRINEAHGLRQQLIPYFISSHPGCTEEDMAELAILTKKLDFKLEQIQDFTPTPMTLATEMYYTGYHPYTLQPVYTAIKKEEKMRQHMFFFWYKREEADKIRRELHRIGRPDLIAKLFDRTTSSRNDRHTPPSTQPRKGKSKSRHS is encoded by the coding sequence ATGGCAAAGCATCATCCCCTGACAGATTGGTTACCTACCTCCAAAAAAGAAATGGAGGCCAAAGGATGGGACGAAGTGGATGTCATTCTCTTTAGCGGAGATGCTTATGTGGATCACCCGTCCTTCGGAGCTGCCGTCGTAGGAAGAATTTTAGAAGCCGAAGGGCTTCGTGTGGCTATCGTTCCCCAACCGAACTGGCGCGACGATCTTCGGGACTTCCGCAAATTGGGACGTCCTCGCTTGTTTTTCGGAGTTTCGGCAGGAGCGATGGATTCGATGGTGAATAAATACACCGCCAATCGCCGTCTGCGCAGCGAAGACGCTTACACACCGGACAGACGTTCGGATATGCGTCCCGACTACCCAACCATCGTTTACACCCGCATACTGAAAGAGCTGTTTCCGGATGTACCGGTCATTGTCGGGGGGATCGAAGCTTCTCTCCGCCGGCTGACGCATTACGACTATTGGCAGGACAAATTGCTCCCCGGTATACTCTATCAATCAGGTGCCGACCTCCTGATCTACGGCATGGGAGAACTTCCTTTGCACGAGATAGCACAGCGATTGATAGCCGGCGAACCGTTCGACAGTTTGAAGAGCATTCGGCAGATAGCCTATCTTGTTCCAAAAGGAAAGACACCTGTGCCCTGCAAAAACGATCGGCATCTCTTCTCCCATGAAGAATGTTTGTCGGACAAACGCAAGCAGGCACAGAACTTCCGAGAGATAGAGATACAGAGCAATCGCTACGAGGCAGACCGCATACTCCAGGCCGTCGGAGATTCTACCATCGTGGTCAATCCCCCTTTTCCACCCATGAATACGGCACAAATAGATCAGTCATTCGACTTACCGTACACGCGCCTGCCTCATCCGCGTTATAAGGGGAAGATTATTTCAGCCTATGAGATGATCAAGCACTCGGTCAATGTTCATCGCGGCTGTTTCGGTGGTTGTGCCTTCTGTACCATTTCGGCCCATCAAGGGAAATTTATAGCCTCACGCAGCGAAGCGTCCGTACTCCGCGAAGTGAAAGAGATCACTGAAATGGAGGATTTCAAGGGGTACCTGAGCGATGTCGGAGGCCCTTCGGCCAATATGTACAAAATGCAGGGCTACGACCTCTCGATCTGCAAACGCTGCAAAAAGCCGAGTTGCATTCATCCGAATGTGTGCCCCAATCTGAACGCCGATCATCGTCCTCTGCTGGATTTATTGAGAAAGATCGACAAGAATCCCAAGATCAAGAAGAGCTTTATCGGCAGTGGTGTAAGAATGGATCTCCTCCTTCATAATTATAAAGACAAGGTACTGAAGAAAGCTGCGGACGAATATACGGAGGATCTCATCGTAAAGCATGTATCAGGACGTCTGAAAGTAGCTCCCGAACATAGCTCGGATCGCGTACTCAATCTGATGCGCAAGCCTCCTTTCCGGCAGTTCGCCGAATTCACCAAACGTTTCCAACGTATCAACGAAGCACATGGGCTGCGTCAGCAACTCATCCCTTATTTCATATCCAGCCACCCGGGCTGTACCGAAGAGGATATGGCCGAACTGGCGATACTGACAAAAAAGCTCGACTTCAAACTGGAACAGATACAGGACTTTACTCCTACACCTATGACTTTAGCGACGGAAATGTACTACACCGGCTACCATCCTTATACGCTTCAGCCTGTATATACAGCCATCAAGAAAGAAGAAAAGATGCGCCAGCACATGTTTTTCTTCTGGTACAAACGGGAAGAAGCCGACAAGATCCGTCGCGAGCTACACCGAATCGGACGACCGGATCTCATTGCCAAGCTGTTCGATCGCACTACTTCCTCTCGCAACGATCGCCATACTCCTCCGTCCACGCAACCTCGCAAAGGCAAAAGCAAAAGCCGCCATTCTTAG
- the ispE gene encoding 4-(cytidine 5'-diphospho)-2-C-methyl-D-erythritol kinase: MIVFPNAKINLGLQVVAKRADGYHNIETVFYPIPLTDALEIEVREDTCDRLSVHGIPIDAATEDNLVMKAILALRRKFDFPPLTIELIKHIPSGAGLGGGSSNASFMLKLVRDYFSLPIDDKELAAIALTIGADCPFFVGNRPVLATDLGQVFTPLPNFSLSGLHIAIVKPPIHINTAAAYKGLKHVGKRETMPDEIVYMPVDEWRGKLVNDFEESLFPEHPRLAELKEMLYRSGALYAAMSGSGSALFGLFREKPQLDKAAITDCFRWQSIIP; encoded by the coding sequence ATGATCGTTTTTCCCAATGCAAAAATCAACCTCGGCTTGCAGGTTGTAGCCAAGCGAGCGGACGGCTACCACAACATCGAGACAGTCTTCTATCCGATCCCGCTGACCGATGCTTTGGAGATCGAAGTACGAGAGGATACTTGCGACCGTCTTTCCGTCCATGGCATTCCCATTGATGCTGCAACGGAGGACAATTTGGTCATGAAAGCGATCTTGGCTCTTCGCCGAAAATTTGATTTTCCCCCACTGACTATCGAGCTTATCAAGCACATTCCGTCAGGAGCAGGCTTGGGAGGAGGTTCTTCGAATGCGTCTTTCATGCTGAAGTTGGTGAGGGACTATTTCTCTCTACCGATCGATGACAAAGAATTGGCGGCAATAGCACTGACGATCGGTGCCGATTGTCCTTTTTTCGTAGGAAATCGGCCGGTATTGGCCACCGACCTTGGCCAAGTCTTTACTCCGCTACCCAATTTTTCTCTGTCCGGTCTCCATATCGCTATAGTAAAACCACCCATCCATATCAACACAGCAGCTGCATACAAAGGTCTCAAGCATGTGGGCAAACGAGAGACAATGCCGGATGAGATTGTTTACATGCCCGTAGATGAATGGAGAGGGAAATTGGTGAATGATTTCGAAGAAAGCCTTTTCCCTGAACATCCTCGACTTGCCGAACTAAAAGAAATGCTCTATCGGTCGGGGGCTTTGTACGCTGCAATGTCCGGTTCCGGATCTGCACTATTCGGTCTTTTCCGGGAAAAGCCTCAGCTCGATAAGGCTGCTATCACCGACTGCTTCCGATGGCAAAGCATCATCCCCTGA